ATAGGTCGACAATTGCACCCGGAGCGGTGGACACTAGGGCGTGCGAGTACGAGCGCTGCCCGCCCGGCGGGCGCCGTCCACCGGCCACCGGCGCGCACTCGCGGCGCGGTGACGACAAGACGCCATCTACGAACTGGGGGGCCTGGGAGGATGACCGGCAGGTGACTGATTCGACCATGACGACGGCTTCGGGCGGTCAGGCCGGCCGTTGGGCCGGCGACGTCGAGATCGACGATCCATACGGCATCGACGACGAGCTTCGCTACGAGGACGGGTTCGACCCCGATGCGGAGATAGAGCCCGATCCCGAGTACGCGGCCACCCTGGCCCCGGACCCGGCGACGCAGCGGCGCGAGCGGGTCGGCCCGACCGGGCGCCCGATGCCGCGCTTCCCGGCCCCGCGGCCGGCCATGGAGCACGGCCCGGCCAAGATCATCGCCATGTGCAACCAGAAGGGCGGGGTGGGCAAGACCACCTCGACCATCAACCTGGGCGCGGCGCTGGCCGAGTACGGACGCAAGGTGCTGCTGGTCGACTTCGACCCGCAGGGCGCGCTGTCGGTGGGCCTGGGCGTGAACCCGATGGAGCTCGACCGCACCGTCTACAACCTGCTGATGGAGCGGGGTGTCTCGATCGAGGACATCCTGCTCAAGACCATCACGCCGGGGATGGACCTGCTGCCGAGCAACATCGACCTGTCCGCGGCCGAGGTGCAGCTGGTCACCGAGGTGGCCCGGGAGTCGGCGCTGGCGCGCTCGCTCAAGCCCGCGCTGAGCGAGTACGACTACGTCATCATCGACTGCCAGCCCTCGCTCGGCCTGCTCACCGTCAATGCCCTGACGGCCGCGCACAGCGTGATCGTGCCGCTCGAGTGCGAGTTCTTCGCGCTGCGCGGCGTGGCCCTGCTGACCGAGACGATCGAGAAGGTGCGCGAGCGGCTCAACCCGGACCTCGAGCTCGACGGCATCCTGGCCACCATGTACGACGCGCGCACCGTGCACAGCCGGGAGGTGCTCGCCCGGGTCGTGCAGGCCTTCGGCGAGCAGGTCTTCCACACCGTGATCGGCCGCACCGTCCGCTTCCCGGAGACCACGGTCGCCGGCGAGCCGATCACCTCCTACGCCTCGAGCTCGGTCGGCGCCGCCGCCTACCGCCAGCTGGCGAGGGAGGTGCTCGCGCGGTGCCCCGTCGCGTGAGGATGCCCGGGGCCGACGAGCTGTTCGGGCGCGGCCCCGTGACGCTGGGCAACACGGCGGCGCGGTTGCGGGCCGTGCCCGACCCGGTGGAGGACGAGGACGAGGCGGACGAGCCGGCGTTGCCGCCGCAGCGCTCCGCCGCCCCGCGGCTGCCGGCCTCCTCGGCCGGCCGCTCCGGGGGGCGGGCCTCGGGCCGGGAGCGGCACGACGAGAAGATCACCGTGTACGTCTCGCCGGAGGAGCTCGTCGGGCTCGAGCAGGCCCGGATCATGCTGCGCGCCGGGCACGGGCTCTCGGTGGACCGGGGCCGGATCGTGCGCGAGGCGGTGAACCTGGTGCTGGCCGACCTGAGCGAGCACGGCGAGGACTCCAGCCTGGTCCGGATCCTGCGCGCCGAGTGCTACCGGCAGCGCTAGAGCTGTCTTCAGAACCTGTCTTCGAGGTGGCGCCGGGCGCGGCCGGGCGGGTGCGTCCGGCACGAGGGCGCGGCCGCGTGCGCGTGCTACAGCGGCGCCGCCACCACGTAATAGAGTGATCGGGTGGAGCAGAGTGTGGCCGAGGACGAGTCGGCGTCCGCGGCGCCGGAGGAGACCGATGAGTCCCGCCCGCCCGCGGCCGTCGGCCCCGAGCCGGTCGTCCCGTTCTTCGGCCCCCCTGAGCCCGATCCGGACGACCCGAGTGTCTTCCGCGTACACCTGGCCGAGTTCCAAGGCCCGTTCGACCTGCTGCTCTCGCTGATCGCCCGGCACAAGCTGGACGTCACCACACTCGCCCTCTCGCAGGTCACCGACGACTTCATCGCCTACATCCGGGCCCAAGGCTCGGACTGGGACCTGGACGCCGCCAGCGAGTTCCTGCTGATCGCGGCCACCCTGCTGGATCTCAAGGCGGCCCGGCTGCTGCCGTCCGCGGAGGTCGAGGACGAGGAGGACCTCGCCCTGCTCGAGGCGCGCGACCTGCTCTTCGCCCGGCTGCTGCAGTACCGCGCGTACAAGCAGATCGCGGCCGGCCTGTCCGAGTGGTACGCGCACGGCTCGCTGCGCCACCCGCGCTCGGTGCCGCTCGAGCCCGAGTTCCGCGACCTGCTGCCGGAGCTGGTCTTCGCGCTCACCCCGGAGCAGTTCGCCAAGCTGGCCGTGAAGGCGATGACGCCGAAGGTGCCGCCGCAGGTCTCGATCGCGCACATCCACCAGATCCAGGTGTCCGTGCGCGAACAGGCCGCGATCGTGGTGGAGAAGCTGCGGGTGCTGCGCACCGCCACGTTCCAGACCCTGGTCGCCGACGCCCCCGACACCCTGCACGTGGTGGCCCGGTTCCTCGCACTGCTCGAGCTCTTCCGGGAGCGCGCGGTCGGCTTCGACCAGGACCAGTCCGCCGCGTACGCGGAGCTGACGGTGCATTGGACCGGCGACGAGGACGGCGACATCGACGTGGACGGCGAGTACGACGAGGGCGACGCCGACGGCGAGGAAGAGGACGGCGCCGAGCGGCCGGCCCGGGCCGACTTCGCCGACATCACCGAGCTCACCGGTATTGCAGAGAGCGAATACGGCGACGAGGAGGACGAGTCGTGACCGAGCAGGACCAGCCGACCAGCCCCGGCGCGGCGTTCTGGGCGGCCCGCGGCGTGCGGATCGAACCCGAGGCCGTCGAGGGCGGCGAGAGCGACGAGGCGCGGGACGAGCCCGGGCCCGAGTCGTCTCCGGGGGCGGTCCCGGAGGCGTTCGCGGAGCTGCCGGCCCAGCGCGCCGTCGGGCTCGGGCCGGACGCCGCGCCGGCGGTGGGCATCCCCGCGCCGACCCCGGCGCCGGAGCCCGTCACCGCGTACGCCGCGTACGCCCCGCCTGCCGAGGCCGCCGCGGCCGAGCCGGCCTGGCAGCTGACCGGCGGCGAGCTCGCGCTGCCGCTGCCCCCGCTCAAGACCTGCCTCGAGGCGATCCTGATGGTCGTGGACGAGCCGGCCACCGTGATCTCGCTGGCCCAAGTGCTCGAACGGCCCAAGGACGAGGTGGCCGAGGCTCTGACCGAGCTCGCGGAGGAATACACTGTCCAGGGTCGCGGGTTCGAACTGCGCGAGGTGGGCCTCGCCGGCGACGGCTCGCGCACCGGCTGGCGGATCTACTCGCGGGCCGAGTGCGCACCGGTGGTCGAGCGCTTCGTGCGCGACGGCCAGCAGGCCAAGCTGACCCAGGCGGCGCTGGAGACCCTGGCCGTGGTGGCTTACCGCCAGCCGGTGAGCCGGTCGAAGGTCTCCGCGATCCGCGGCGTGAACTGCGACGGGGTGATGCGCACGCTGCTGGCGCGCGGCCTGGTCGAGGAGTACGGCAGCGACCTGGAGACCGGCGCCGTGCTCTACCAGACCACCGGCTACTTCCTGGAGCGGATGGGCCTGCGGTCGCTGGAGGAACTGCCCGACCTGGCCCCGCTGCTGCCCGGCGCGGCCGAGGTCGAGGTGGAGGACTTCGCCTGACCCCGGGCCGCGCGGTGGGAGCCGCGGCCGTGATCGACTTCGAGCACTGTGAAACAAGGAAGGCACCACGACGATGGAGCGGCGCACGGCCGGATCGGGCCGCGGCGGATCGAGCGGCGGGCGGCGGCCCCTGGCCGACCCCAACGAGGAGGGCGTGCGCCTGCAGAAGGTGCTGGCCGCGGCGGGCATCGGCTCGCGGCGGGTGTGCGAGGAGATCATCGAGATGGGCCGGGTCTCCGTGGACGGGAAGCGGGTGACCGAGCAGGGTATGCGGGTCAAGCCCGAGTCCGCGGTCATCCACGTGGACGGGATGCGCATCTCCTCCGCCCCGGACGCCTTCTACGTGGCCTTCAACAAGCCGCGCGGGGTCCTGTCCGCGATGCACGACCCGGAGGGCCGCCAGACCGTCGGCGACTACGTGGCCGACCGCGGCCAGCGCCTGTTCCACGTGGGCCGGCTGGACGCGGACACCGAGGGCCTGATCCTGCTGATGAACGACGGCGAGCTGGCCAACCGGCTGGCCCACCCGTCGTACGGCGTGCAGAAGACCTACCTGGCCCGGGTCGAGGGCGTCATCCCGCGGGACCTGGGCAAGCGGCTGCGCGACGGCATCGAGCTCGAGGACGGCTTCGCCCGGGTGGACTCGTTCCGGATGGTCGACGCGGTGGGCCGCAACGCGCTGGTCGAAGTGGTGATCCACGAGGGCCGCAAGCACATCGTGCGGCGGCTGCTGGCCGAGGCCGGGTTCCCGGTCAACCGGCTGGTGCGCACCCACTTCGGGCCGATCGCGCTGGGCGACCAGCGTCCCGGCAAGGTGCGCAACCTCAACCAGCAGGAGATCGGCTCGCTGTACAAGGCCGTCGGGCTCTGAACCGTGCCCTGACCGGGCTCTGATTCAACCGGGCGCCGATTTCACCGGGCGCCGATTCTGCCTCGGGTGATGGGCGCAGCGCACAGAAATCCCCGCGCATATGCTGGACCGGACATCGATCCGGCCCGTGTACGGCGAAGGAACAGCGCATGCCCATCGCAGAGATCACCCGCGCAGAATCGGCCGTCCGGGCCGGGCTGCTGCGGGTGGAGAAGTACCACGTCTCGCTCGATCTGACCCGCGGGGAGAAGGTCTTCGGGTCCGCCTCGGTGATCCGCTTCTCCTGCGCCGAACCGGGCGCGGACAGCTACGCGGACCTGGTCGCCGAGCAGATCCACTCGGTGACCCTCAACGGCCGCGCCCTCGACCCGGACGCGGTCTACGCGGGCGGGCGGATCGCACTGGCCGGCCTGGCCGCGGAGAACGAGCTGCGGGTGGTGGCCTCCTGCGCCTACGGCAGCGACGGCGGCGGGCTCGGCCGGTACACCGACTCGGCCGACGGCAAAGTGTATACGTACACGAACTTCGAGCCGTCGGACGCCCGCCGGGTGTTCGCGAACTTCGAGCAGCCCGACCTCAAGGCGGTCTTCCACGTCGAGGTCACCGCGCCGGCGCACTGGAGCGTGCTGGGCAACACCCCCGCGCCCGAGCCCGCGCCGGCCGAGGAGGACGCGTCCGTCGCCACCTGGTCCTTCCCGCCGACCGAGCGCCTCTCGACCTATCTCGTCTGCGTCACCGCGGGCGAGTACGAGGTCGTGTACGGCTCGCACACCACCACCCGCGGCCAGGTGATCCCGCTGGAGCTGGCCGCCCGCGCCTCGCTCGCACGCCACCTCGAGCCCGAGGACATGTTCCTGATCACCGGTCAGGGCCTGGACTACTTCACCACCCTGTTCGACTGCGACTTCCCGTACCCGAAGTACGGCCAGATCTTCGTGCCCGAGTTCCGTGCTGGGGCGATGGAGAACCCGGGCCTGGTCACCTTCACCGAGCGGCTGCTGTTCCGCTCGAAGGTCACCGACGCGCTCTACGAGACCCGCGCCGTGGTGATCCTGCACGAGATGGCACACATGTGGTTCGGCGACTACGTCACCATGAAGTGGTGGGGCGACCTGTGGCTCAACGAGTCCTTCGCCGAGTTCTCCGGCAGCTTCGTCTCGGCCGAGGCCACCCGGTTCACCGAGGCCTGGACCACCTTCGCCAACGGCCGTAAGACCTGGGGCTACGCGCAGGACCAGCTGCCCTCCACCCACCCGATCGCGGCCGACGTGCAGACGTTGAACGAGGCGCTGGCCAACTTCGACGGCATCAGCTACGCCAAGGGCGCCTCCGTGCTCAAAGCCCTGGTGGCCTACGTCGGCCGGGAGCAGTTCTTCGCCGGCCTACGGGCTTACTTCACTGAGTACGCCTGGAGCAACGCCTCTCTCGGCGACCTGCTGACCAAGCTGGAGGAGGCGAGCGGGAAGAGCCTGGCCGACTGGTCGAAGGCCTGGCTGGAGACGGCCGGCCCGAACACCCTGGCCGCCGAGTTCGAGCTCGACCAGGAGGGCCGCTTCACCGCCTTCACGGTCGTCCAGACCGCCCCGGAGGCGCATCCGCACCTGCGGCCGCACCGGATCGCGGTGGGCCTGTACGAGCGGCGGGACGGCTCGCTGGTGCGCACCGGGCAGGTGGACGTGGACGTGGTCGGCGCGCGCACCGAGGTGCCCGGCCTCGTCGGCACGGCGCAGCCGGACCTGGTGCTGCTCAACGACGACGACCACACCTTCGCGCTGATCGAGTTCGACGAACGGTCGCTGGCCACTCTGGTGGAGTCGATCGGCGACTTCGCCGAGTCGCTGCCGCGCGCGCTGTCCTGGAGCACCGCGATCCGGATGATGTTCCAGGCCCGGCTGGAGGTCCCCGCGTTCGTGCGGATGCTCGCGCGCGGCATGGCCAAGGAGACGTCCGTCTCCGTGCTCGAATTCCTGCACGTGCAGGCGTCGATGGCGCTGCGCCGGTTCGCCGCCCCGGAGCAGATCGCCGCGGCGAAGACGCAGCTGGCCTCGGCCGCGCTGGAGCTGCTGCGCACGGCCGAGCCGGGCAGCGACCACCAGCTCGCCTGGGCGCAGCTGCTGGCCTGGTCCGCGGCGGACGAGGAGCAGCAGGAGTTCGTCAGCGGCCTGCTCTCCGGCGCGCAGAGCGTGCCGGGGCTGGTCGTGGACACCGAGCTGCGCTGGATGCTGCTCCGCCGCCTAGCCGCCCTCGGCCGCGCCGGCGACGACGAGATCGACGCCGAGCTGCAGCGCGACGCGACCGACCAGGGCCGCAACCACGCCCTCGCCGCCCGCGCCGCGATCCCCGACGCCGAGCACAAGGAGGCCGCCTGGCGCAGGCTTACCGGCGAGGAGTTCGGCCCGGACGCGGTCCGCGCACTCACCGGCGGCCTCGGCAACGGCGAGCACGCCGAGCTGCTCGCCCCCTACGCCGAGCGCTACTTCGAGGACCTGCCGAACCTGTGGGAGCAGCGCCCGGAGCAGATGCGCGCGCTGCTGGCCGAGGTGATGTTCCCGTACTGGGCGGCGTCGGAGGAGTTGCTCGCCCGGATCGACGCCTTCACTGAGGCGAACGAGTGCGACAGCTCCCTGCTGCGGGTGCTGATCGAGGCCCGCGACACCGTCGAGCGGATCCTGCTCTCCCGGGCGCTCTGAACGCTCACGTGCTCGGCTCGGGCCATGCCACTCCGGCGCGTGGCCCGAACCGAGCACGGCGACGGCTGGGGGCTATGGACGGGCGCGACGGTTGGGGCGGGCAATGCCTAACCGGAAAATCTCCCAAGCCCTGGGCGTGACTGATGGGCCGGGCGGGTGCTTCGCTTCGCCCACGGTTTCGTTTGCCCACCCTGCCCACTCGTTGCGTTGGCGGGGTGGGCTGGGGTTTCAAGACGAAAATCGCCGCTGGCAGGCCCTTCCTCGGAGAGAGTGCCGGGCTCGTGTGGGTGCTGGCGTTGGTGGGGCGGGTTGGGGTTCGGGGTGGTGGGGTTGCGGGGGTGTGCTCTCTCCTCGGTCGGTCCCCGGAGGCAATCAGGGACCTGCCGGGAGGTCAAGCGGCGGTGGCTTGGGCTGATGCTCGATTTTGCAGGGCGCCGCTTGACCTCCCGGCAGAACCCTGATCGGGCTTCGCCTGCCCGACCGAGGAGAGAGCCCACCCCCTGAGGTCCGGTGTGAGCTGTGCTCGGGCCCGGGTCCCATCCCGTGGCCTGGCCGTGCTCGATCCGGAGGAATCGTGCATCGCTCGTATGCGGCCGCTTCTCTTCGACTGCGTGGTCTGGGAGCCGTGCGGGTCAGTGTCCGGCGGCTTGGCCGCGGCCGATACAGGATCGTGCATCACCGCTCCTGGTGGACGGTGGTGTGATGCTTCGCGCAGTACAGGCGGAGGTTTCCGACTCTCGTCTCTCCGCCGTGCGCGAACGGGACGATGTGGTGGGCGTGCAGGGCGAACGTGAGGGGGCGGTCACAGCCCGGGTAGGTGCAGTACCGGTCGCGCCATGCGAGAAACCCGCGCTGCGCGGGCGAGGCCAGGCGCGCCCGGGGGTCATGGTCCAGCGCGATCCCGTCGAAGGTGCCCGTGTGCCCGTCGGTCACCAGCTCGTGGCGCCGCGGATCACCGCGCTTGGGCAGGCGCCCGGCCGGAACCAACGCCCCGAACACCGTGCGCGCACAGCCGGCGGGGATCTCGGTGTGCACGGCAGGATCCTTCATGCCCGCCACATGCGCGGAAGGGTCCTTCACGGCCGCCGCGGGCACGGCAGGCTTCTTCACGGCCGCCGCGGGTGCGGGAGGCTCGATGGTGACGGCGAGCGCGGGCAGGGAGAAGTGGGCGTGGCGCTGCTCGGGCGGGGCATCGAGGAAGACCTGTGCGAGCCGGGTGACCGCTTCCGCGTTCATCTGCTCGGTGCTGCGGGCTTGTCAATTGGAGTGTGTAAGTTTGGGGACGGTTCTTCCTTCTTCGGGTCTCCGTCGGCGGTTGCCGTCGGTGACGGTTTTGCTGGTCAGACCGGGAGTTTGCCGGGGAAGCGGATCGCGAAGTCGTTCAGGGCCCGCTTCCAGCCGTAGGTTCCGGTGCCGCGCAGCTGTCCGGCCGGCACGTGGCGGCCCTCGCCGTCGATGTGGCGGCCCTCGATGCGGCGGATGCCGAGGTAGAGCAGTTTGATCGCGGCGTCGTCGTCGGGAAAGTGCCCGCGGGTCTTGCTGATCTTGCGGAGCTGGAAGTTCATCGACTCGATGGCGTTGGTCGTGTAGATGACCCGTCGCAGCTCGAGGGGGAAGTCGAGAAACGGTATGAACGTCTCCCAGGACCGCTCCCATGCGGAGATCACCCCGGGTGCGCTGCGGGCGAACGTGCCGCGCAGCGCTTCGAGCGCGGCCTCGGCGGCCGAGGCGTTCGCGGCGGTGTAGATCGGGCGCAGCGCGGCGGCGATCTTCTTGCGGTCGGCGTAGGCGACATACCGCATCGAGGTGCGGATCAGGTGGACCACGCAGGTCTGCACGATCGCCTCGGGCCATACGTGCCCGATCGCCTCGGGCAGCCCGCTCAGCCCGTCACAGCACACGACGAGGGCGTCTTTCAGGCCCCTGTTGCGCAGGGAGGTCAGGACGTTGAGCCAGAACCGGGAGCCCTCCTTCTGTTCGATCCAGATGCCGAGCACCTGCTTGTACCCGTCGGTGTCCACGCCGATCACCAGGTGCGCGGCCTTGTTCACGACGCTGCCGGACTCGCGGACCTTCACCACGATCGCGTCGATGTAAAGGATCGGATACACCGCGTCGAGCGCGCGGTTCTGCCATTCGGCGATCTCCTCGCGCACCACCTCGGTCACGTTGGAGACCAGCGCGGGGGAGATCTCGGCGCCGTAGACCTCGGCGAGGTGGTCGCGGATGTCGCGGGTGGACATCCCCCGGGCGTAGAGCGAGAGGATCATCTCGTCGACCTGCCCGAGCCTCTTGGTGCGCTTGGGCACGATCCGCGGCTCGAACGAGCCGGCCCGATCACGCGGGACCTGCAGGCGCACCGGCCCGGACGCGGTGACCACGGTCTTGGGGTAGGAGCCGTTGCGCGAGTTGGGCGAGCCGACCCCGGCCGGATCCCCCTTCTCGTAGCCGAGGTGATCCGCCATCTCCACCTGCAGCGCCCGCTCGAGCACCGCCTTGGTGATCGCAGCCAGCAGCTCCTGCGCCCCGCCCCCGGCCTTCTCGGCCTCGGCCAGCAGAGAGTCGATCGCCTCCGGAGCCAGGATCGCAGCGACCCGACGGGCACCCTCGACCTGCTCGAGCTCCTCCACCAGATGCTCCTCGGCCTCCACCGACAGCACCTGGTCCATCTTCTTGCCACTCACAGCGTGTCACCATTTCTAGCAGCCAGGCACTACCACCTGCTGCTCAACAGGTCACCCGCTTACACACTCCATTAGACACGCTCGGTGCTGCGCACATCCTCCGGTACGATCTCTCCGCCGTCGAACTGCCGGGTCCGGATCATCTCGGCGACCTGCAGATCGATCGCGGCCTGGAAAACGGCGCCGCGCACCGGATCGAGCAGGATCTCACACCGGTGCATCTGACCCTCCCCGCACGTGCTGATCCGGGCGAAAGAACGCTCGCGCTCCCGCGCGTGACGCGCCTCGATCGAACCCGGCGCGACTTGCTCCTCGAGCACCCGTACCCGTTCCAACCCGGCCCGCGCACCGCGCTCCCGGGTCACCTCGAGCGTCTTGGCGGCTTCCTCCGCGGGGTCCAGGCCCGTCGCCCGCACCGCCTTGACCGTGCGCGCCAACGCCCGCGCCGAATCAGGCCCGATCATCCCGGAGCACAACTGCGCCTCCACCCCCGGCAGCCGTGCCAGCAGCCGGGCGTCGTGCGCCAGCGCGCGGGCCCGGCCCTCGGTCACATCCAGCACCGTCCCCAGCCACGGACCCACACCCCCACGCGCGATACCCAGCCGGTCGCCCTCACCGACCAGCGCCAGCAGCATCCCCTGCAGCGCCTGCGCCGCCCGGCCCACCTCCACGATCGCCTCACGCACCGCATCAACCCGCCCCACATCATCCCCACCCGCCCGCGCACGCTCGAGCACCCCCCGCACCACGCGGGACATCGACGCGACCTGCCCAGCCACCCCGTCCACGACACCCTCCCATCACCGGCCCCGACATCCCCGAACACTTCTATTCTAGAGGCCGCCACTGACAAAAGACGTGTATACGACCCTTGCGTGGTAAAAGAATCAGGGATATTCCCGGGAACTCGCGGACGTCCCCGGGCGTTGAAGTAGGAGATGGGAGCGGTACCGCAACCGGCGATACAGGAATCTACGTGATGCAACATCCTGTATCGAGCACAGCCGAACCACCGGACACCACACCACAAGGCTGAGCGAACCAGGCAGCCGAAGAGGAGCGTCGGTCGGGTCAGGGCGGTGCAGGATTCTTCCGCACCGAGCGCGACCGGGACACCGGCCGGGACCCGGGCCCGAGCGCAGCTCGCACCACTCCCCAGGGGGTGGGCTCTCTCCTCGGTCGGGCAGGCGAAGCCCGATCAGGGTTCTGCCGGGAGGTCAAGCGGCGCGATGCACAATCGACCATCAGCGGAAGCTACCGCCGCTTGACCTCCCGGCAGGTCCCTGATTGCCTCCGGGGACCGACCGAGGAGAGAGCACACACCCGGCACCCGACCACCCCGAACAACAGCCCGCCCCGCCAACGCCAGCACCCCACAGACTCCGGCATCTCTCTCCGAGAGAAGGGCCCCCGCCGGAGGCGAGATCTTGAAACCCCAGCCCACCCCACCAACGCAACGGGGTGGGCGGGTGGACAGACGAAACCAGCGAAGCGAAGCGCCCACCCCCACCCCGACGATCACCCAGCCGAGAATCAATCCGTACGAGAAGCCCGAACTGCTCAGCTCTCTTGGCGGCTGCTGCGGGCGAAGCGGCCCGGGGGCGCGCCGAGGATCCGGGTGAAGTGGCGGGTGAGGTGGGGCTGGTCGTAGAAGCCTGACTCGGTCGCCACGGCGGCGGGGGCATTCCTGCCAGCAGTAGCCGGCGGGAGTAGTCGACGCGGAGGCTGGTGAGGTATTGATGCGGGCTCATGCCGTATTCCCGGCTGAAGGTGCGCACGAGGTGCGCGGGGTGCGCGTGCAGGAGCGCGGCCGCTTCGCTCAGGGCCAGGCCCTCGCGGAAGCGCTCTGTGAGCAGGTCGCGCAGTGCCCGCGCTAGCGGCGGATCGGTGATGGGCGCGGCTTCTCCTACTCGGCGGCGCAGGTGCTCGCCGAGCCGCTCGGCGACTAGGGCGAGCCGGCTCTCCGCCTCGAACTCCTCCCCCGGGTGCGCGAGCGCGCCGTGGATCTGGTGGATTCGGCGGCGCAGCGCGGCGTCGACGAAGACGGGCTGATCGACCGCGCGCCCGATGAAGGCCTCCGGGAGCTGCGCGGAGTCCAGGTAGACCACGCGCTTGCGGAACCCGGCGGCGGTGGCGGAGCGGCCGTTGTGCGGGACGTGTGGGGGGAGCAGGGTGACTGCGTCGGCGACGAGGTGCGAGTGCCGGTCGAGGTCGTAGCTGACCGCGCCGTCGTCGACGATGAGCAGGGTCCACGAGGCGTGCACGTGCATCGGGTACGCGTGCTCGACGAAGTGCGCGTGGAGCACCTCGGTCACCCCCGCGACCGCCGGGCGCCACGCACGGAACCGGTCGTGAGCCGCCATGCAAAGATCGTACAAGATCTGGGCGACAAAACGGGCTTTGATCAGTACATGAACCCAGAGATCCCGTCGCCCGCCCGCTTCACGAACAAGATCGCCGTCCTGCTGCGCGAGGACCTCGAAGCCTGGCAGCGCCTGAACGTGACCGCTTTCCTGGTCAGCGGTTTCGGTACGCACGACCCGGAGGTGATCGGCCAACCCTACGCAGACGGGGACGGCACGCCGTACCTGCCGATGTTCCGGCAGCCCGTGATGGTCTTCGAGGGCAGCAAAGAGCAGTTGGCCACCGCTCACGCCCGAGCGCTCGAACGTGGCGTCGCGACCTCGGTCTTCATCGCCGACATGTTCGTCACCGGCAATGACGAGGACAACCGGGCCGCCGTGCGTGCGGTCGGCCGCGACGCGCTGGACTTGGTCGGCATCGCCTTCTACGGCCCGCGCAACATCGTGGACAAGGTCGTGAAGGGCGCGCGCAAGCACCCCTAGTCCGTGAGACCCCTATCATCAGGCTCGTGATTAAGGACTCGAATACACTCTCGCCCCGCGACCTCGCTCAGCAGTATTTCGCCATGTGGAACACAGGCGACACCGCCGCCGCTCCGCAAATCCTCAGCGCCACCTGGAACGACCACTCCCACCCCGAGGTGGCCGACCCGGCCGGTGTGCAGGCCGCGGTGGCCGCGATCCGCGCTGCTCGCCCGGAGATGCGCTTCGAGATCGAGGCGATCCTGGCGGAGGACCACCGCGTCTGCGTGGTCGGCGGCATCGGCGGCGTGAACCTCCCCGGCCAGGCCGGCGCCCGCCTCGTCTGGCTGTTCCACGTGGCCGACGGGCGCCTGACCGACCTCTGGACCTACCGCGCCGCGTAATCGGCCCGCGACCTATCCTGCAGCCATGCCGGTCCATCAGTACGCT
This genomic window from Actinospica robiniae DSM 44927 contains:
- a CDS encoding AAA family ATPase, giving the protein MTTASGGQAGRWAGDVEIDDPYGIDDELRYEDGFDPDAEIEPDPEYAATLAPDPATQRRERVGPTGRPMPRFPAPRPAMEHGPAKIIAMCNQKGGVGKTTSTINLGAALAEYGRKVLLVDFDPQGALSVGLGVNPMELDRTVYNLLMERGVSIEDILLKTITPGMDLLPSNIDLSAAEVQLVTEVARESALARSLKPALSEYDYVIIDCQPSLGLLTVNALTAAHSVIVPLECEFFALRGVALLTETIEKVRERLNPDLELDGILATMYDARTVHSREVLARVVQAFGEQVFHTVIGRTVRFPETTVAGEPITSYASSSVGAAAYRQLAREVLARCPVA
- a CDS encoding segregation and condensation protein A yields the protein MEQSVAEDESASAAPEETDESRPPAAVGPEPVVPFFGPPEPDPDDPSVFRVHLAEFQGPFDLLLSLIARHKLDVTTLALSQVTDDFIAYIRAQGSDWDLDAASEFLLIAATLLDLKAARLLPSAEVEDEEDLALLEARDLLFARLLQYRAYKQIAAGLSEWYAHGSLRHPRSVPLEPEFRDLLPELVFALTPEQFAKLAVKAMTPKVPPQVSIAHIHQIQVSVREQAAIVVEKLRVLRTATFQTLVADAPDTLHVVARFLALLELFRERAVGFDQDQSAAYAELTVHWTGDEDGDIDVDGEYDEGDADGEEEDGAERPARADFADITELTGIAESEYGDEEDES
- the scpB gene encoding SMC-Scp complex subunit ScpB; amino-acid sequence: MTGGELALPLPPLKTCLEAILMVVDEPATVISLAQVLERPKDEVAEALTELAEEYTVQGRGFELREVGLAGDGSRTGWRIYSRAECAPVVERFVRDGQQAKLTQAALETLAVVAYRQPVSRSKVSAIRGVNCDGVMRTLLARGLVEEYGSDLETGAVLYQTTGYFLERMGLRSLEELPDLAPLLPGAAEVEVEDFA
- a CDS encoding pseudouridine synthase is translated as MERRTAGSGRGGSSGGRRPLADPNEEGVRLQKVLAAAGIGSRRVCEEIIEMGRVSVDGKRVTEQGMRVKPESAVIHVDGMRISSAPDAFYVAFNKPRGVLSAMHDPEGRQTVGDYVADRGQRLFHVGRLDADTEGLILLMNDGELANRLAHPSYGVQKTYLARVEGVIPRDLGKRLRDGIELEDGFARVDSFRMVDAVGRNALVEVVIHEGRKHIVRRLLAEAGFPVNRLVRTHFGPIALGDQRPGKVRNLNQQEIGSLYKAVGL
- the pepN gene encoding aminopeptidase N, producing MPIAEITRAESAVRAGLLRVEKYHVSLDLTRGEKVFGSASVIRFSCAEPGADSYADLVAEQIHSVTLNGRALDPDAVYAGGRIALAGLAAENELRVVASCAYGSDGGGLGRYTDSADGKVYTYTNFEPSDARRVFANFEQPDLKAVFHVEVTAPAHWSVLGNTPAPEPAPAEEDASVATWSFPPTERLSTYLVCVTAGEYEVVYGSHTTTRGQVIPLELAARASLARHLEPEDMFLITGQGLDYFTTLFDCDFPYPKYGQIFVPEFRAGAMENPGLVTFTERLLFRSKVTDALYETRAVVILHEMAHMWFGDYVTMKWWGDLWLNESFAEFSGSFVSAEATRFTEAWTTFANGRKTWGYAQDQLPSTHPIAADVQTLNEALANFDGISYAKGASVLKALVAYVGREQFFAGLRAYFTEYAWSNASLGDLLTKLEEASGKSLADWSKAWLETAGPNTLAAEFELDQEGRFTAFTVVQTAPEAHPHLRPHRIAVGLYERRDGSLVRTGQVDVDVVGARTEVPGLVGTAQPDLVLLNDDDHTFALIEFDERSLATLVESIGDFAESLPRALSWSTAIRMMFQARLEVPAFVRMLARGMAKETSVSVLEFLHVQASMALRRFAAPEQIAAAKTQLASAALELLRTAEPGSDHQLAWAQLLAWSAADEEQQEFVSGLLSGAQSVPGLVVDTELRWMLLRRLAALGRAGDDEIDAELQRDATDQGRNHALAARAAIPDAEHKEAAWRRLTGEEFGPDAVRALTGGLGNGEHAELLAPYAERYFEDLPNLWEQRPEQMRALLAEVMFPYWAASEELLARIDAFTEANECDSSLLRVLIEARDTVERILLSRAL
- a CDS encoding HNH endonuclease signature motif containing protein → MNAEAVTRLAQVFLDAPPEQRHAHFSLPALAVTIEPPAPAAAVKKPAVPAAAVKDPSAHVAGMKDPAVHTEIPAGCARTVFGALVPAGRLPKRGDPRRHELVTDGHTGTFDGIALDHDPRARLASPAQRGFLAWRDRYCTYPGCDRPLTFALHAHHIVPFAHGGETRVGNLRLYCAKHHTTVHQER